Proteins encoded within one genomic window of Theobroma cacao cultivar B97-61/B2 chromosome 7, Criollo_cocoa_genome_V2, whole genome shotgun sequence:
- the LOC18594102 gene encoding ras-related protein RABA1f, producing MAAYRADDDYDYLFKVVLIGDSGVGKSNLLSRFTRNEFSLESKSTIGVEFATRSIRVDDKIVKAQIWDTAGQERYRAITSAYYRGAVGALLVYDVTRHVTFENVERWLKELRDHTDSNIVIMLVGNKADLRHLRAVSTEDAKAFAERENTFFMETSALESMNVENAFTEVLSQIYRVVSRKALEVGDDPAALPKGQTINVGSKDDVSAIKKVGCCSA from the exons ATGGCGGCATATAGAGCGGATGACGACTATGATTATTTGTTCAAGGTGGTGCTGATCGGGGATTCGGGTGTGGGGAAATCGAACTTGTTGTCTAGATTTACGAGGAACGAGTTTAGCCTTGAATCCAAATCCACAATCGGAGTCGAATTCGCCACCCGAAGCATTCGGGTCGATGATAAGATCGTTAAGGCCCAGATTTGGGACACCGCTGGACAAGAAAG ATACCGAGCAATTACAAGTGCATACTACCGAGGAGCTGTTGGTGCATTGCTCGTCTATGATGTTACTCGACATGTCACATTTGAGAATGTTGAGAGATGGTTGAAGGAGCTACGAGATCACACGGACTCCAATATTGTCATTATGCTTGTTGGCAACAAGGCGGACCTGCGACACTTGCGTGCTGTTTCCACTGAGGATGCTAAGGCCTTTGCCGAGAGAGAAAATACCTTCTTTATGGAGACATCTGCCCTTGAGtcaatgaatgttgaaaatgcaTTCACGGAAGtgttaagtcaaatatatcGTGTGGTCAGTCGAAAAGCACTCGAGGTAGGGGACGATCCTGCAGCCTTGCCTAAGGGACAAACCATCAATGTTGGAAGCAAGGATGATGTTTCGGCCATCAAGAAAGTTGGCTGCTGTTCTGCTTAA
- the LOC18507103 gene encoding G-type lectin S-receptor-like serine/threonine-protein kinase At4g27290 has protein sequence MDILSFISIKIILLSFFSRFSVGIDYFTSSESLSDGRTLVSRDGTFELGFFSPGSSMNRYLGIWYKKIPVRTVVWVANRRNPINDSYGMLLLNRKGNLMLLSRSNGVVWSTKSTKIARKPTVQLLDSGNLVLRDESDDSNSERALSWQSFDYPTDTLLPGMKYGSDLRTGLDRRLTAWKSYDDPSPGDFTSGVELNNYPDFVAWKGTKKLIRTGPWNGVGYSGTPLLKPSPGFHFEFVWNNDEVYFRFCLGNQSAIMRYVLNQTIYQAQGYFWIEGSRSWMLSTYPPTDFCDNFGLCGAYGICDSAEALPCQCLKGFKHKASRYWDSINWSQGCVRNKPLDCQKGDAFIKFGRLKLPDTEHSWVDKSISLKECRAKCLQNCSCMAYTNTDIRGQGSGCAIWFGDLIDIKQFQDGGQELYIRMSTSEAEPKGEVKMKLAVIPPAVIFLVVGVLLVCYYFRRSRTRMQGENENHGVNNRSNAGQKEDRELELFDLAVLAKATNGFSSDNKLGEGGFGPVYKGTMEDGQQIAVKRLSIRSRQGSDEFKNEVALIAKLQHRNLVKLLGCCIQGEEKMLVYEFMPNKSLNFFIFDRARHELLDWPKRFHIINGVARGLVYLHQDSRLRIIHRDLKTSNILLDSEMNPKISDFGLAKTFGGDQTEGNTNRVVGTYGYMAPEYAINGQFSVKSDVFSFGILALEIISGKKNKGFYNPSHDLNLIGHAWALWKKEKPLELIDSFLQESCSLSEVVRCIHIALLCVQQRPDDRPNISSVVLMLGSEIALVEPKEPSFLMDNKSLETDSSSSNIKLSNNDVTISILDGR, from the exons ATGGACATTTTATCTTTCATTTCGATCAAAATCATCTTGCTTAGTTTCTTCTCTAGATTCTCTGTTGGAATCGATTACTTTACCTCCTCAGAGTCTTTAAGTGATGGCAGGACCTTGGTTTCCAGAGATGGAACCTTTGAACTGGGTTTCTTCAGCCCTGGAAGCTCCATGAATCGTTACTTGGGAATTTGGTACAAGAAAATCCCTGTCCGAACTGTTGTTTGGGTTGCAAACCGGCGCAACCCAATCAATGACTCGTATGGTATGCTGTTGCTCAACAGAAAAGGCAATCTTATGCTGCTCAGTCGAAGCAACGGTGTTGTTTGgtcaacaaaatcaacaaagaTAGCGCGAAAGCCAACAGTACAGCTCTTGGATTCTGGAAATCTTGTCCTAAGAGATGAAAGTGATGATAGTAATTCAGAAAGAGCTCTTTCGTGGCAAAGCTTTGACTATCCAACTGATACTCTTCTACCAGGGATGAAGTATGGATCGGACTTGAGAACTGGTCTTGATCGCCGTTTGACAGCATGGAAGAGCTATGATGATCCATCTCCTGGAGACTTCACTTCTGGCGTCGAGCTAAATAATTACCCTGATTTTGTTGCATGGAAGGGTACAAAGAAACTCATTCGGACAGGCCCCTGGAATGGCGTCGGATACAGTGGTACACCCTTGTTAAAGCCTAGTCCTGGTTTTCACTTCGAATTTGTATGGAATAATGACGAGGTGTACTTCAGATTTTGCCTCGGCAATCAATCAGCTATCATGAGGTATGTTTTGAACCAAACCATCTATCAGGCTCAGGGCTACTTTTGGATTGAAGGAAGTAGAAGTTGGATGCTTTCTACTTATCCACCGACTGATTTCTGTGACAACTTTGGACTCTGTGGTGCATATGGGATTTGTGACAGTGCTGAAGCGCTACCTTGTCAATGTTTGAAAGGATTCAAGCATAAAGCTTCACGGTATTGGGACTCCATCAACTGGTCTCAAGGATGTGTTCGCAATAAGCCATTAGACTGCCAGAAGGGAGATGCATTTATCAAATTTGGTCGATTGAAACTGCCAGATACAGAACATTCTTGGGTAGACAAAAGCATAAGTCTCAAAGAATGCAGGGCTAAATGTTTACAGAACTGTTCTTGTATGGCCTACACAAACACAGATATAAGAGGACAAGGAAGTGGTTGTGCCATTTGGTTTGGAGATCTGATTGATATCAAACAGTTTCAAGATGGTGGGCAAGAACTATACATTCGAATGTCTACTTCTGAAGCAG AGCCAAAAGGTGAGGTTAAAATGAAGCTTGCAGTCATACCTCCAGCTGTCATTTTCTTAGTTGTTGGTGTGCTTCTTGTCTGCTATTACTTTCGCAGAAGCCGTACAAGAATGCAAG gggaaaatgaaaatcatgGTGTAAATAACAGGAGCAATGCAGGGCAAAAGGAAGATAGAGAACTTGAATTATTCGACCTAGCTGTGTTAGCTAAAGCCACCAATGGCTTCTCATCTGACAACAAGCTGGGAGAAGGTGGTTTTGGGCCTGTTTACAAG GGTACTATGGAAGATGGACAACAAATTGCTGTGAAGAGGCTCTCAATCCGCTCAAGACAAGGATCAGATGAGTTCAAAAATGAAGTAGCACTGATCGCCAAACTTCAACATCGGAATCTTGTAAAGCTTCTTGGATGCTGCATCCAAGGAGAGGAGAAAATGCTGGTGTATGAATTTATGCCGAACAAAAGTCtgaatttcttcattttcg ACAGAGCAAGGCACGAGCTACTAGATTGGCCAAAGCGTTTTCATATTATCAATGGAGTTGCTCGGGGGCTTGTCTATCTGCATCAAGATTCCAGATTGAGGATTATACACAGAGATCTTAAAACTAGTAATATTCTCCTTGATAGTGAGATGAATCCAAAAATTTCAGACTTCGGCTTGGCTAAAACTTTTGGAGGAGACCAGACTGAGGGGAATACAAATAGAGTGGTTGGAACTTA TGGTTATATGGCACCAGAATACGCTATCAACGGGCAATTCTCAGTAAAATCAGACGTTTTCAGCTTCGGGATACTGGCGCTGGAGATTATAAGTggcaagaaaaataaagggtTTTACAATCCAAGCCATGACCTCAACCTGATTGGACAT GCTTGGGCACtgtggaagaaagaaaagccaTTAGAACTGATTGATTCGTTTTTACAAGAGTCATGCTCTCTGTCGGAAGTGGTGAGGTGCATCCACATTGCTCTCTTATGTGTGCAACAACGTCCTGATGATAGACCCAACATATCATCTGTGGTTCTTATGTTGGGTAGTGAGATTGCCCTAGTAGAACCCAAGGAACCCAGTTTCCTGATGGACAATAAGTCACTAGAAACAGATTCTTCTTCAAGCAATATTAAATTGTCAAATAATGATGTTACTATCTCAATTTTGGATGGTCGATAG
- the LOC108662738 gene encoding uncharacterized protein LOC108662738 gives MQLARDRWQLELIKGSKFSNQIVNSEGNNAAYTHDAVTSQYDSETSVMNDKRITPVANSKLHSEVPVQNDVNLPLANLQEEVQPLASYQNSSENEAGLYDDSGYTCDPSVFSALESLESWLMPLKLPHSRENFVYLHRQILNNHYNDAVKCLQLALHSTPHLLAALHPLVQLLLIGGQVNEALSEVEKFCNNSRVPFPFRLRASVLECSYSNDSVMLSTCFAETLKKDPTCCHSLARLVSMHQNGDYSLESLVEMIALHLEATNPESNTWREFTSCFLKLYQHEEDRLSVCLNGNEDEQIPKLSVNYNKMPKFFTERKSRKVWRSRCKCWLKRHFAEEMLASEIASGFSELLTYKAACASHLYGQKFDYVVKVYSHLEEQNDRELLKFLKRHIENSIRLNANIQEKLNKI, from the exons ATGCAGTTGGCCAGGGACCGTTGGCAGCTAGAACTAATTAAAG GATCAAAATTCAGCAACCAAATTGTTAACTCTGAGGGAAATAATGCGGCTTATACTCATGATGCTGTTACTTCTCAATATGATTCAGAGACATCTGTCATGAATGATAAAAGAATAACTCCGGTGGCTAATAGCAAGCTACACAGTGAAGTTCCTGTGCAGAATGATGTTAATTTGCCACTTGCAAATCTCCAAGAAGAGGTTCAGCCACTGGCCTCCTACCAGAACTCCTCTGAAAATGAAGCTGGTTTATACGATGATAGTGGCTACACATGTGATCCTTCAGTTTTCTCTGCCCTTG agAGTCTAGAGTCATGGTTGATGCCATTAAAGTTGCCACATTCTAGAGAGAACTTTGTTTATTTGCATAGGCAAATACTTAATAATCATTATAATGATGCTGTGAAGTGCCTACAGCTTGCACTTCACTCTACACCCCATTTGTTAGCAGCATTACATCCTTTAGTGCAG TTGTTGCTGATTGGAGGTCAAGTGAATGAGGCCCTAAGTGAAGTCGAAAAGTTCTGTAACAATTCAAGAGTGCCCTTTCCATTTAG ATTAAGGGCCAGTGTTTTAGAGTGTTCTTATTCTAATGATTCTGTCATGCTCTCTACATGTTTTGCGGAGACTTTGAAGAAGGATCCAACATGCTGCCACTCATTGGCAAGACTTGTCAGCATGCATCAAAATG GGGACTATAGTCTGGAATCCCTTGTGGAGATGATTGCTTTGCATTTGGAAGCTACCAATCCGGAGTCCAATACATGGAGGGAGTTTACTTCATGCTTCCTCAAACTATATCAGCATGAAGAGGATCGATTGTCAGTATGTCTCAATGGGAATGAAGATGAACAAATTCCAAAGCTCTCTGTTAACTACAATAAGAtgccaaaattttttactgagagaaaatcaagaaaagtTTGGAGGTCACGCTGCAAATGCTGGTTAAAACGTCACTTTGCCGAGGAGATGCTTGCATCAGAAATTGCTTCAG GGTTCTCGGAGCTTTTAACTTACAAAGCAGCTTGCGCATCCCATTTGTATGGTCAAAAGTTCGACTACGTTGTAAAGGTTTATTCTCATTTAGAGGAACAAAATGATAGGGAACTACTAAAATTCCTAAAAAGGCACATTGAGAATTCTATCAGATTAAATGCGAatattcaagagaaattaaataaGATATAG
- the LOC18594108 gene encoding G-type lectin S-receptor-like serine/threonine-protein kinase At4g27290: MDILSFISIKITLLSFFTRFSVGIDSFTSSESLSDGRTLVSRDGTFELGFFRPGSSMNRYLGIWYKKIPVRTVVWVANRRNPINDSYGMLLFNSKGNLMLFSRSNGVVWSTNSTKIARKPIVQLLDSGNLVIRDESGNGNSERTLSWQSFDYPTDTILPGMKLGWDLRTGLDRRLTAWKSSDDPSPGDFTVGVELYKYPDVVSWKGTKKYIRTGPWNGLGYSGTPLLKPSPGFQFQFVWNNDEVYSTFYLGNQSAIMRYVLNQTIYQGQGYSWIEGSRSWMLSTYPPADVCDNFGLCGVYGVCDRTEPLPCQCLKGFKPKASRYWDSNWLQGCVRNKPLDCQKGDAFIKFGRLKLPDTEHSWVDKSIGLKECRAKCLQNCSCMAYTNTDIRGQGSGCAIWFGDLIDIKQFQDGGQELYIRMSTSEAEPKGEIKMKLAVIPPTVIFLVVGVLLVSYYFHRSRTRMQGENENHGVNNRSNAGQKEDRELELFDLAVLAKATNGFSSDNKLGEGGFGPVYKGTMEDGQQIAVKRLSIRSRQGSDEFKNEVALIAKLQHRNLVKLLGCCIQGEEKMLVYEFMPNKSLNFFIFDRARHELLDWPKRFHIINGVARGLVYLHQDSRLRIIHRDLKTSNILLDSEMNPKISDFGLAKTFGGDQTEGNTNRVVGTYGYMAPEYAIAGQFSIKSDVFSFGIVVLEIISGKKNKGFYNPSHDLNLIGHAWALWKKEKPLELIDSFFQEPCSLSEVVRCIHIALLCVQQHPDDRPSMSSVVLMLGSETTLVEPKEPSFLMDNKSLETDSSSSNIKLSNNDVTISILDGR, from the exons ATGGACATTTTATCTTTCATTTCGATCAAAATTACGTTGCTCAGTTTCTTCACCAGATTCTCTGTTGGAATCGATAGCTTTACCTCCTCAGAGTCTTTAAGTGATGGCAGGACCTTGGTTTCCAGAGATGGAACCTTTGAACTGGGTTTCTTCAGACCTGGAAGCTCCATGAATCGTTACTTGGGAATATGGTACAAGAAAATCCCTGTCCGAACTGTTGTTTGGGTTGCAAACCGGCGCAACCCAATCAATGACTCATATGGTATGCTGTTGTTCAACAGCAAAGGCAATCTTATGCTGTTCAGTCGAAGCAACGGTGTTGTTTGGTCCACAAACTCAACAAAGATAGCTCGAAAGCCAATAGTACAGCTCTTGGATTCTGGAAATCTTGTCATAAGAGATGAAAGTGGTAATGGTAATTCAGAAAGAACTCTTTCGTGGCAAAGCTTTGACTATCCAACTGATACTATTCTACCAGGGATGAAGTTGGGATGGGACTTGAGAACTGGTCTTGATCGCCGTTTGACAGCATGGAAGAGCTCTGATGATCCATCTCCTGGAGACTTCACTGTTGGCGTCGAGCTATATAAGTACCCTGATGTTGTTTCATGGAAGGGTACAAAGAAATACATTCGGACAGGCCCCTGGAATGGCCTCGGATACAGTGGTACACCCTTGTTAAAGCCTAGTCCTGGTTTTCAGTTCCAATTTGTATGGAATAATGACGAGGTGTACTCCACATTTTACCTCGGCAATCAATCAGCTATCATGAGGTATGTTTTGAACCAAACCATCTATCAGGGCCAGGGCTACTCTTGGATTGAAGGAAGTAGAAGTTGGATGCTTTCTACTTATCCACCGGCGGATGTCTGTGACAACTTTGGACTCTGTGGTGTATATGGGGTTTGTGACAGAACTGAACCGCTACCTTGTCAATGTTTGAAAGGATTCAAGCCTAAAGCTTCACGGTATTGGGACTCCAACTGGCTTCAAGGATGTGTGCGCAATAAGCCATTAGACTGCCAGAAGGGAGATGCATTTATCAAATTTGGTCGATTGAAACTGCCAGATACAGAACATTCTTGGGTAGACAAAAGCATAGGTCTCAAAGAATGCAGGGCTAAATGTTTACAGAACTGTTCTTGTATGGCCTACACAAACACAGATATAAGAGGACAAGGAAGTGGTTGTGCCATTTGGTTTGGAGATCTGATTGATATCAAACAGTTTCAAGATGGTGGGCAAGAACTATACATTCGAATGTCTACTTCTGAAGCAG AGCCAAAAGGTGAGATTAAAATGAAGCTAGCTGTCATACCTCCAACCGTCATTTTCTTAGTTGTTGGTGTGCTTTTAGTCAGCTATTACTTTCACAGAAGCCGTACAAGAATGCAAG gggaaaatgaaaatcatgGTGTAAATAACAGGAGCAATGCAGGGCAAAAGGAAGATAGAGAACTTGAATTATTCGACCTAGCTGTGTTAGCTAAAGCCACCAATGGCTTCTCATCTGACAACAAGCTGGGAGAAGGTGGTTTTGGGCCTGTTTACAAG GGTACTATGGAAGATGGACAACAAATTGCTGTGAAGAGGCTCTCAATCCGCTCAAGACAAGGATCAGATGAGTTCAAAAATGAAGTAGCACTGATCGCCAAACTTCAACATCGGAATCTTGTAAAGCTTCTTGGATGCTGCATCCAAGGGGAGGAGAAAATGCTGGTGTATGAATTTATGCCGAACAAAAGTCtgaatttcttcattttcg ACAGAGCAAGGCATGAGCTACTAGACTGGCCAAAGCGTTTTCATATTATCAATGGAGTTGCTCGGGGGCTTGTCTATCTCCATCAAGATTCCAGATTGAGGATCATACACAGAGATCTTAAAACTAGTAATATTCTTCTTGATAGTGAGATGAATCCAAAAATTTCAGACTTCGGCTTGGCTAAAACTTTTGGAGGAGACCAGACAGAGGGGAATACAAATAGAGTGGTTGGAACTTA TGGTTATATGGCACCAGAATACGCTATCGCTGGGCAATTCTCAATAAAATCAGACGTTTTCAGCTTCGGGATAGTGGTGCTGGAGATTATAAGTggcaagaaaaataaagggtTTTACAATCCAAGCCATGACCTCAACCTGATTGGACAT GCTTGGGCACtgtggaagaaagaaaagccaTTAGAACTGATTGATTCGTTTTTCCAAGAGCCATGCTCTCTGTCGGAAGTGGTGAGGTGCATCCACATTGCTCTCTTATGTGTGCAACAACATCCTGATGATAGACCTAGCATGTCATCTGTGGTTCTTATGCTGGGTAGTGAGACTACCCTGGTAGAACCCAAGGAACCCAGTTTCCTGATGGACAATAAGTCACTAGAAACAGATTCTTCTTCAAGCAATATTAAATTGTCAAATAATGATGTTACTATCTCAATTTTGGATGGTCGATAG